The following coding sequences are from one Gimesia chilikensis window:
- a CDS encoding DUF1501 domain-containing protein, which translates to MSAGRMSKSVSRRTFLKSSALGLSAGWVSGRGINAGAGLKLNPGQKSVVMIYLPGGPTQFETFDPKPDSPVEIRGSFLPTQTNVPGVQFCELLPRLSSIADRFSVVRTLVGMENRHESFQCYTGRAGGRTEDGEPAGGWPAFGSVISQLLGPGANGMIPYVDAAPKMSYGPYNNNGSHLQGNPSWPGFTGFKHIPFTLEGEVKSDLVLHGIDLTRLNQRKSLLQSVKRSQQQIDGEGLDNFQDQAFEMLTSGRFAEAMDLEREPQSVRERYGALQKTNPSFGGAPQSPQHLLLARRLVEAGVRCVTVAFGAWDWHANREGSIEYLSKKYLPLFDQSLAVFLQDLDERGLLEQTTVIVWGEFGRTPRINAKGGRDHWPGTQSVLMAGGGIQGGRIIGQTDRVGGVPADRPVQVQEIFATLYRNMGVDLATAQITDLSGRPRYLVDDNRFPIPELY; encoded by the coding sequence ATGAGTGCTGGCCGCATGAGCAAATCTGTTTCTCGACGGACTTTCCTGAAGTCCAGCGCTCTGGGTCTCTCTGCCGGCTGGGTTTCGGGACGGGGGATCAATGCCGGTGCGGGCTTGAAACTGAATCCGGGGCAGAAATCGGTGGTGATGATCTATCTCCCCGGTGGGCCGACCCAGTTTGAAACGTTTGATCCCAAGCCCGATTCTCCTGTCGAGATCAGGGGCTCCTTTCTACCGACCCAGACCAATGTACCGGGAGTTCAGTTCTGCGAACTCCTGCCTCGCCTGTCCTCAATTGCTGATCGTTTTTCTGTGGTCCGGACTCTGGTTGGCATGGAAAACCGGCATGAATCGTTTCAGTGCTACACCGGTCGTGCTGGGGGGAGAACAGAAGATGGTGAGCCTGCAGGCGGCTGGCCCGCCTTTGGTTCGGTGATCTCTCAACTGCTGGGCCCCGGCGCAAACGGGATGATTCCCTATGTCGATGCGGCTCCGAAAATGAGTTATGGACCGTATAACAATAACGGGAGTCATCTGCAGGGGAATCCTTCCTGGCCTGGTTTCACCGGGTTCAAACACATTCCGTTTACGCTGGAAGGGGAAGTGAAATCAGACCTTGTGCTGCATGGCATCGACCTGACACGGTTGAACCAGCGTAAATCACTGTTGCAGTCTGTGAAGCGCAGTCAGCAGCAGATCGACGGTGAAGGCCTGGATAACTTTCAGGATCAGGCTTTTGAAATGTTGACCTCCGGTCGCTTTGCCGAAGCCATGGACCTGGAGCGGGAACCACAGTCAGTCCGCGAGCGTTACGGTGCCCTGCAGAAAACCAATCCCAGCTTTGGTGGTGCACCACAGAGTCCACAGCATCTGTTACTGGCGCGTCGACTGGTCGAAGCCGGTGTCCGCTGCGTGACCGTCGCTTTTGGCGCCTGGGACTGGCACGCCAACCGAGAAGGTTCTATTGAATATCTGTCAAAGAAATACCTGCCGCTGTTCGATCAGTCACTGGCGGTCTTCCTGCAGGACCTGGATGAACGTGGTTTGCTGGAACAGACAACGGTCATCGTCTGGGGAGAATTCGGGCGGACTCCTCGTATCAATGCCAAAGGGGGCCGCGACCACTGGCCCGGGACACAGTCGGTCCTCATGGCAGGAGGGGGGATTCAGGGAGGCCGGATCATCGGGCAAACCGATCGGGTGGGAGGTGTTCCCGCAGACCGTCCGGTGCAAGTTCAGGAGATCTTTGCGACCCTCTATCGGAATATGGGCGTTGATCTGGCGACGGCCCAAATTACCGATCTCTCGGGACGCCCCCGTTATCTGGTTGACGACAATCGATTTCCGATTCCGGAACTGTATTGA
- a CDS encoding asparagine synthase-related protein: MIHHEYVERLVNLLAPEANLLFNMTFEEATQRVGSGSPEQIREIDGQFALVHKEGTRVRMARSIGRPMRFFLAKRAEGPCLVIAERIDEIYEFLKSEGLDNQFHPSYTRMVPAHYLIELQLIGCPDPNPQATRYFTPERNRLSNKLDDIGKAYISAVSQEIHRWLDTIPQQEPIGVMFSGGIDSGAIFLLLYHALITRGESPSRLKAFSLSVDGEGSDCRQAFEFLDQLNLSLFLEIMQVPVDALDYKETIKVVEDYKELDVQAAMMTHALCKKIREQYPHWKHLIDGDGGDENLKDYPIEANPELTIRSVLNNLMLYQEGWGVEAVKHSLTYSGGQSRGHVRTYAPARSLGFQGFSPYALPNVIEVAEGIPFIELTDWDPRKLYALKGDIVCRGIKQLTGLSMPVYPKRRFQEGSLNGDSYENVFAESETVYRETLLSLFQQPS; the protein is encoded by the coding sequence ATGATTCATCACGAGTACGTGGAGCGACTTGTTAACTTACTCGCTCCAGAGGCAAACCTGCTTTTCAATATGACTTTTGAAGAAGCCACGCAACGTGTGGGCAGTGGTTCTCCTGAACAGATCAGGGAGATCGATGGGCAGTTTGCCCTGGTCCACAAGGAGGGAACACGTGTCCGCATGGCACGCTCCATCGGCAGACCTATGCGTTTCTTCCTGGCGAAACGGGCGGAAGGTCCCTGTCTGGTAATCGCCGAACGTATTGATGAGATCTACGAATTCCTCAAGAGTGAAGGCCTCGACAACCAGTTCCATCCCTCCTACACGCGGATGGTTCCTGCTCACTATCTGATCGAATTGCAGTTGATCGGCTGTCCGGACCCGAATCCACAGGCAACACGCTACTTTACTCCCGAGCGAAACCGACTGTCGAATAAGCTTGATGATATCGGCAAAGCGTATATCAGCGCCGTCTCTCAGGAAATACATCGCTGGCTGGACACTATTCCTCAGCAGGAGCCAATCGGAGTAATGTTTTCGGGAGGAATTGACAGCGGTGCAATCTTCCTGCTGCTGTATCATGCGTTGATCACGCGGGGGGAATCCCCGTCCCGTCTCAAAGCGTTCTCGCTCTCTGTCGATGGTGAAGGCAGCGACTGCAGACAGGCTTTTGAATTTCTGGACCAGTTGAATTTGAGTCTGTTCCTGGAAATCATGCAGGTCCCAGTCGATGCCCTGGACTATAAAGAAACAATCAAAGTCGTCGAAGACTATAAAGAGCTGGACGTGCAGGCGGCGATGATGACGCACGCCCTGTGCAAAAAGATTCGTGAGCAGTATCCCCACTGGAAACACCTCATCGACGGCGATGGCGGTGATGAAAACCTGAAGGACTATCCGATCGAAGCGAATCCGGAGCTGACGATTCGGAGCGTGCTGAATAATCTGATGCTCTACCAGGAAGGCTGGGGAGTGGAAGCCGTCAAGCACTCATTGACCTATTCGGGGGGACAGAGTCGCGGTCACGTCCGTACGTATGCCCCTGCCCGCTCACTGGGCTTCCAGGGCTTCAGTCCTTATGCACTGCCGAACGTCATCGAAGTCGCCGAGGGGATTCCCTTTATCGAACTGACCGACTGGGATCCCCGCAAACTGTATGCACTCAAAGGGGACATCGTCTGCCGGGGAATCAAACAGCTCACGGGACTCTCCATGCCCGTTTATCCGAAACGGCGTTTTCAGGAGGGGAGCCTGAACGGCGACTCTTACGAAAATGTTTTTGCTGAATCAGAGACCGTCTATCGTGAGACTCTGCTTTCGCTGTTCCAGCAGCCTTCCTGA
- a CDS encoding radical SAM protein yields the protein MSLPVRQFHDQEILQARGPKNQVSQFRPYAFLNEREASAAGHPVEISTIFLTNRECPFRCLMCDLWKNTTDDRVSPGAIPEQIRYALKQLPPASQVKLYNSGNFFDAKAIPPEDLPEIAELIQPFERVIVENHPLLCNQACPEFQQQIPGQLEIALGLETIHPDVLPALNKRMTLDDFARAVFFLSENNIKVRAFILLKPPFLEETEGVEWAIRSVEYAFSLGVSCCAIIPTRPGNGMLEHLQSTGEFSIPQLSSVESVLEHCLQLRQGRVLMDLWDLESLYADEFNLTQRLDRLSQMNLTQTVIPSV from the coding sequence ATGAGTTTGCCTGTTCGACAATTTCACGATCAGGAGATCCTGCAGGCCCGGGGTCCGAAAAACCAAGTCTCGCAGTTCCGACCCTATGCATTTCTGAATGAACGAGAGGCGTCCGCCGCAGGTCATCCGGTGGAGATTTCGACGATCTTCCTGACGAACCGTGAATGCCCTTTTCGCTGCCTGATGTGCGACCTCTGGAAGAATACGACAGATGATCGCGTTTCCCCGGGCGCCATTCCTGAGCAGATCCGCTACGCCCTGAAACAGCTGCCCCCTGCCAGCCAGGTCAAGCTTTACAACAGTGGTAATTTCTTCGACGCCAAAGCGATTCCCCCTGAGGACCTGCCTGAAATCGCGGAACTGATCCAGCCGTTTGAACGTGTAATCGTAGAGAATCATCCCCTGCTCTGCAATCAGGCCTGCCCGGAGTTCCAACAACAGATCCCCGGCCAACTGGAAATCGCGCTGGGACTGGAGACGATTCATCCCGATGTCCTACCTGCTCTCAACAAGCGAATGACCTTAGACGACTTTGCCCGGGCTGTTTTTTTTCTGAGCGAGAACAATATTAAGGTCCGTGCGTTCATTCTGCTGAAACCGCCGTTTCTAGAGGAAACAGAGGGCGTTGAATGGGCGATTCGCTCTGTCGAATATGCATTTTCACTCGGCGTCAGTTGTTGTGCCATCATTCCCACTCGACCGGGGAACGGCATGCTTGAGCATCTGCAGTCCACAGGCGAGTTTTCTATTCCTCAACTTTCTTCAGTTGAAAGTGTGCTGGAACACTGCCTGCAATTACGTCAGGGGCGGGTGCTGATGGATCTCTGGGATCTGGAGTCACTGTATGCTGATGAATTCAATCTAACGCAACGACTGGATCGATTGTCTCAGATGAACCTGACGCAGACCGTCATTCCTTCAGTCTGA
- the ligA gene encoding NAD-dependent DNA ligase LigA produces the protein MSVQKEIEELRQQLEHHNRLYYIQAKPEISDREFDKMMKRLEQLEEAHPEFDSPDSPTKKVGGAPIEGFQTIAHRLPMLSIDNIFELDGLKDFETRICKLLGEEQVELTAEYKIDGVAVSLVYENGHLVQGVTRGDGQSGDDITHNVRTIGGVPLRLNAKKPPALLEIRGEAYISNSDFQVLNVEMQEQGKEPFANPRNTTAGGLKLLDPKLCAKRKIRFFAHGIGAVEGVDFQTHVKYLDAIQEMGIPATPNVKAFPNLEKTMEHAQTMMDDLHSLDFEVDGIVLKVNRFDQRDQLGNTSKSPRWVVAYKWERYEAVTRAESIVFQVGKTGTVTPVANLEPVQIAGTTVSRASLHNRDEMQRLGIQIGDWVVVEKAGKIIPHVVRVEEHRRDGSQQELEFPTHCPECNTELVQDEGGVYIRCPNPECPATVRETLRYYASRQAMDIEGMGIKMIEQLLESGLLKGLADIYRLDEHYEDLINLERQGEKSIDNLLAGIESSKQQPLWRLLTGLNIRHVGASNARILEREFGTIDEITKQSEEDLADVNEIGPVIAASVYNFFHSDFGQKLIADLKEEGLNMGTPVSKDDKPAGALEGKTVVVTGTLSRFTRDQAKEFIEKHGGKASGSVSSKTDYLVAGENAGSKLTKAQSLEVPVLSEDEFLALLGED, from the coding sequence ATGAGCGTTCAAAAAGAAATTGAAGAGCTGCGTCAGCAGCTCGAGCATCATAACCGGCTGTATTACATTCAGGCGAAGCCGGAAATATCCGACCGCGAATTCGATAAGATGATGAAGCGGCTGGAGCAGCTTGAGGAAGCGCATCCGGAGTTTGATTCCCCCGACAGCCCCACTAAAAAAGTGGGTGGGGCACCGATAGAGGGGTTCCAGACGATCGCGCATCGTCTGCCGATGCTCTCGATCGACAACATCTTTGAACTGGATGGTCTCAAGGATTTTGAAACCCGCATCTGCAAACTGCTTGGGGAAGAGCAGGTCGAACTGACGGCCGAGTATAAAATTGACGGTGTCGCAGTCTCCCTGGTCTATGAAAACGGGCACCTTGTACAGGGGGTGACCCGCGGTGATGGCCAGTCTGGAGATGACATCACCCACAACGTCCGCACCATTGGTGGAGTTCCTCTGCGCCTGAATGCGAAAAAGCCTCCCGCGCTGCTGGAAATCCGAGGAGAAGCCTACATCAGCAATTCCGATTTCCAGGTGCTCAATGTTGAAATGCAGGAGCAGGGGAAAGAACCTTTTGCCAACCCGCGCAACACGACAGCAGGCGGTTTGAAACTGCTGGACCCGAAACTGTGTGCAAAACGGAAAATCCGTTTCTTTGCTCACGGCATCGGAGCGGTTGAAGGTGTTGATTTTCAGACACACGTCAAATATCTCGACGCGATTCAAGAAATGGGAATCCCGGCGACACCCAACGTTAAGGCTTTTCCCAACCTGGAAAAGACCATGGAACACGCCCAGACCATGATGGATGACCTGCATTCGCTCGACTTCGAAGTTGACGGGATTGTGCTTAAGGTCAATCGCTTTGATCAGCGCGATCAACTGGGCAATACATCCAAGAGCCCGCGGTGGGTCGTGGCGTATAAATGGGAACGATATGAAGCGGTCACCCGGGCAGAGTCGATCGTCTTCCAGGTGGGTAAAACCGGAACGGTGACTCCGGTAGCTAACCTGGAACCGGTTCAGATCGCAGGGACCACAGTTTCTCGGGCCAGTCTGCACAACCGCGATGAAATGCAGCGGCTGGGGATTCAAATCGGCGACTGGGTCGTCGTGGAAAAAGCTGGCAAAATCATTCCACACGTAGTGCGTGTGGAAGAGCACCGCCGGGACGGTTCGCAGCAGGAACTCGAATTCCCCACGCATTGCCCTGAATGTAATACGGAACTGGTTCAGGATGAAGGGGGAGTTTACATTCGCTGTCCTAATCCGGAATGCCCCGCTACCGTGCGTGAGACTCTCCGCTATTATGCTTCGCGCCAGGCGATGGATATCGAAGGCATGGGCATCAAGATGATCGAGCAGTTGCTGGAATCCGGATTGCTCAAGGGGCTGGCCGACATCTATCGCCTCGACGAACATTACGAAGATCTGATTAACCTCGAACGCCAGGGAGAAAAGTCGATCGATAATCTGCTGGCTGGCATCGAAAGTTCCAAGCAGCAGCCGCTCTGGCGGTTACTCACGGGGCTGAACATCAGGCATGTGGGGGCCAGTAATGCCCGGATTCTCGAACGGGAATTTGGAACTATCGACGAGATTACGAAACAGAGCGAGGAAGACCTGGCGGATGTGAATGAGATCGGTCCCGTGATTGCAGCCTCTGTGTATAACTTCTTCCATTCCGATTTCGGTCAAAAGCTGATTGCAGATCTCAAGGAAGAGGGGCTCAATATGGGGACTCCGGTTTCCAAAGACGATAAACCCGCTGGTGCCCTCGAAGGTAAGACAGTGGTTGTCACCGGCACTCTATCGCGATTTACCCGTGATCAAGCTAAGGAGTTCATCGAGAAACACGGAGGCAAGGCCTCGGGATCGGTATCTTCGAAAACTGATTACCTGGTAGCGGGGGAGAATGCCGGCAGTAAGCTGACGAAAGCACAGTCGTTGGAGGTACCCGTTCTTTCGGAAGATGAATTTCTGGCGCTGCTGGGTGAGGACTAA
- the gmd gene encoding GDP-mannose 4,6-dehydratase codes for MSRVALITGINGQDGYYLSRFLESKDYEVHGITSCSKPGIGEPPQNCYYCDFAEGSNLNEILDRVKPDEVYHLAAQSHVRLSFDIPVYTAEVTGVGTLRLLDAIRYYEQQKGKQVRFYQASSSEMFGKVVETPQSETTPFHPRSPYACAKVFSYWLTINYRESYNMFACNGILFNHESPRRGEAFVTRKITKAIARIKLGIQDKLYLGNIDAKRDWGFAGDYVEAMWLILQQEKPDDFVIGTGETHSVREFLEAAFGSVGLDWRKYVEIDPQFYRPAEVELLCADPTKAREKLKWEPKVTFEELARLMVEADLKQAEQEKLLKESDS; via the coding sequence GTGAGTCGAGTTGCCCTGATCACTGGAATTAACGGCCAGGATGGATATTACCTTTCCCGGTTTCTGGAAAGCAAAGACTATGAAGTCCATGGAATCACATCCTGCAGTAAGCCGGGGATCGGCGAACCCCCTCAAAACTGCTATTACTGTGATTTCGCAGAAGGCTCGAATCTGAATGAAATACTGGATCGGGTCAAGCCCGATGAAGTCTATCACCTGGCCGCCCAGAGTCACGTTCGTCTTTCGTTTGACATTCCTGTATACACCGCGGAAGTCACAGGTGTCGGCACTCTGCGTCTACTGGATGCGATTCGGTATTATGAACAGCAGAAGGGCAAGCAGGTCCGTTTCTACCAGGCATCTTCCAGCGAGATGTTCGGTAAGGTCGTTGAGACCCCTCAGAGCGAGACCACGCCATTCCATCCCCGCAGCCCGTACGCCTGTGCCAAGGTCTTCTCCTACTGGTTGACGATTAACTATCGCGAATCTTACAACATGTTTGCCTGTAACGGCATTCTGTTTAATCACGAATCGCCGCGACGGGGGGAAGCCTTTGTAACCCGCAAGATTACCAAGGCGATCGCCCGCATCAAACTCGGGATCCAGGACAAACTTTATCTGGGAAATATCGACGCGAAGCGGGACTGGGGTTTCGCCGGCGATTATGTCGAAGCGATGTGGCTGATTCTCCAGCAGGAGAAACCGGATGACTTCGTAATCGGAACCGGCGAAACGCATTCGGTTCGTGAATTTCTGGAAGCCGCCTTCGGTTCTGTCGGACTCGACTGGCGAAAATATGTTGAAATCGATCCACAGTTTTATCGGCCTGCAGAAGTCGAACTGCTCTGTGCGGATCCCACCAAAGCCCGTGAAAAGCTCAAATGGGAGCCCAAAGTCACCTTCGAAGAACTCGCACGCCTGATGGTCGAAGCCGACCTCAAACAGGCGGAACAGGAAAAACTGCTCAAAGAATCTGACTCCTGA
- a CDS encoding cation:proton antiporter domain-containing protein: MGSWHIIFTLGIFLAAGLLAGTLGELFRLPKVTAYLLIGVILGPAILDLIPHEHLEELKPLTDLAMALVLFGLGNHFTLSRLRRLFKRVLPLSIGEVLGTFFIVFVGLLLVGESPGAAILLGALAIATAPATTILVLKEMQSEGPISEYTGILVALNNLISIIAFEVIFVAVFFLQGDSAHASVLPQLGHLLLDIFGSVFIGVFGGLMISYGSSIIKGSRRLIMFIGLIALALGLCRTTGVPYMLTFLAMGFTVANSLAEEDVPKVEAELYPLTGFLCVLFFIIHGAELKPQQFIEAGLIGGSYIVLRLVGKYIGIFIPARMRGEEPEVSIWLGTALFAQAGAAIALSAIAVSRDPVLGGHLQTIILGSVVFFEIVGPIMIRQSVLRAGEVPLIHAIHHTAGDPISEFQSMIRRFLVSFGLLSEIDQPPDQILVEQLYRKNVKGIAQTATFNEVISFIEHSHDNTFPVIGPNEEVVGVIRYQDLSNTLFDPKIGSLVRAADLANNLETVVYPDDSLARVWSKFREGSYDCLPVVSREQPHRMLGVIRRWEILKYYIKGHRSAQNQDGK; this comes from the coding sequence ATGGGCTCATGGCATATCATCTTTACTCTGGGTATCTTTCTAGCAGCGGGTTTGCTGGCAGGTACCCTGGGAGAGCTCTTTCGCCTGCCCAAGGTGACCGCCTATCTGTTGATCGGAGTGATCCTGGGGCCAGCAATTCTGGATTTGATTCCCCATGAACACCTGGAAGAGCTCAAGCCGCTGACGGACTTGGCCATGGCACTGGTTCTGTTCGGGTTGGGGAATCACTTCACTCTCTCCCGTCTGCGTCGCCTGTTCAAACGAGTCTTACCGCTTTCGATTGGAGAGGTCCTCGGCACTTTTTTCATTGTATTCGTGGGGCTGCTGCTGGTAGGGGAATCTCCGGGAGCGGCAATTCTGCTCGGAGCGCTCGCGATTGCTACTGCACCGGCGACGACGATTCTCGTACTGAAGGAAATGCAGTCTGAGGGGCCAATTTCAGAATACACCGGGATCCTGGTGGCCCTCAACAATCTGATTTCCATCATCGCCTTCGAAGTCATTTTTGTGGCTGTCTTCTTTCTGCAGGGGGACAGTGCGCATGCCTCTGTGCTGCCCCAACTGGGACATCTCCTGCTTGATATTTTCGGTTCCGTATTCATCGGCGTCTTCGGCGGCCTGATGATCAGCTACGGCAGTTCCATCATCAAAGGCAGCCGTCGTCTGATCATGTTTATCGGTCTGATTGCGCTGGCACTCGGCTTATGTCGCACGACAGGCGTACCCTATATGCTGACGTTTCTGGCGATGGGTTTCACAGTCGCGAACTCACTGGCTGAAGAGGATGTTCCGAAAGTCGAAGCCGAGTTGTACCCGTTGACTGGTTTCCTCTGTGTGCTGTTTTTTATCATTCACGGAGCGGAACTCAAACCACAGCAGTTTATTGAAGCCGGGTTGATCGGGGGCAGTTACATCGTGCTGCGTCTGGTCGGCAAATACATCGGTATTTTTATACCGGCCCGGATGCGGGGAGAAGAACCCGAAGTCTCAATCTGGCTGGGGACCGCCCTGTTTGCCCAGGCGGGAGCTGCGATCGCGCTTTCAGCAATCGCTGTGAGTCGGGATCCCGTGTTGGGCGGTCACTTGCAGACCATCATTCTGGGATCGGTGGTCTTCTTCGAAATTGTCGGACCCATCATGATTCGCCAGTCAGTCCTGCGGGCAGGGGAAGTCCCACTGATCCATGCGATTCATCATACCGCCGGCGATCCGATCAGCGAATTCCAATCGATGATCCGCCGTTTCCTGGTTTCTTTCGGCCTGTTATCTGAGATCGATCAGCCTCCCGATCAGATTCTGGTCGAACAGCTTTATCGGAAAAACGTCAAGGGCATTGCCCAGACAGCAACGTTTAACGAAGTGATTTCGTTTATCGAACACAGCCACGACAATACATTCCCCGTGATTGGTCCAAATGAAGAGGTCGTGGGGGTCATTCGCTATCAGGACCTGAGTAATACCCTGTTTGATCCCAAGATTGGTTCCCTGGTCCGCGCGGCTGACCTGGCGAATAATCTGGAAACCGTTGTTTATCCCGACGATTCCCTGGCACGGGTCTGGAGCAAATTTCGCGAAGGTTCCTACGATTGTCTGCCGGTCGTTTCACGCGAACAGCCGCATCGTATGCTGGGGGTCATCAGACGCTGGGAAATTCTGAAATACTACATCAAGGGGCACCGGTCGGCCCAGAATCAGGATGGTAAATAG
- a CDS encoding aldehyde dehydrogenase family protein: MATGALDTVAATPQIRRTQLLIDGEWRDAVSGKTFATVNPATEEIIAEVAEGDAADIDLAVKAARAAFETGPWSKMDARDRGRLMYRLADLIEENIEELSALESLDNGKPIRDSRAADLPLVIDCLRYYAGWADKIEGTTIPIRGNHFCYTRREPIGVAGQIIPWNFPLLMVAWKWAPALAAGCTIVMKPAEQTPLSCLRLAELAMEAGYPPGVINVVPGYGPTAGAALVKHPDVDKIAFTGEDATAKIIMADAAQTLKRLTFELGGKSPNVVFADSDLDAAVAGAEFGLFFNQGQCCCAGSRLFVEEAVHEEFVAKIVKRASARKLGDPLNPETTQGPQVDQAQMEKILSYIQKGTEAGAKCVTGGSRFGEKGYFVEPTVFDQVTDDMPIATDEIFGPVMSILPFKSLDEVITRANNTQFGLAAAVWTSDVKKAHLMAQSIKAGTVWVNCYDVFDAAAPFGGFKRSGIGRELGAAGLANYTELKTVTMNLD; encoded by the coding sequence ATGGCCACAGGCGCTTTAGATACCGTAGCAGCTACTCCCCAGATTCGCAGAACTCAGTTACTGATCGATGGTGAATGGCGCGATGCGGTCAGCGGGAAAACCTTTGCGACAGTCAATCCGGCTACAGAAGAAATCATCGCAGAAGTAGCGGAAGGGGATGCAGCTGACATCGATCTGGCCGTTAAAGCTGCCAGGGCTGCTTTTGAAACAGGACCCTGGTCGAAGATGGATGCCCGGGATCGAGGGCGGCTGATGTACCGTCTGGCCGACCTGATTGAAGAAAACATTGAAGAGCTGTCTGCGCTGGAGTCTCTGGATAACGGCAAACCCATTCGAGACAGTCGTGCTGCAGACCTGCCTCTGGTGATTGACTGCCTGCGGTACTATGCCGGCTGGGCAGACAAGATCGAAGGCACGACCATTCCAATTCGCGGCAACCATTTCTGCTACACCCGACGGGAACCCATTGGTGTCGCCGGTCAGATCATTCCCTGGAACTTTCCATTACTGATGGTTGCCTGGAAATGGGCACCTGCTCTGGCGGCCGGTTGCACAATCGTCATGAAGCCGGCAGAACAGACGCCGCTTTCCTGCCTGCGTCTGGCGGAACTGGCGATGGAGGCCGGTTATCCACCGGGAGTCATCAATGTGGTACCTGGTTACGGTCCCACTGCAGGGGCCGCTTTAGTCAAGCATCCGGATGTCGATAAGATTGCCTTCACAGGGGAAGATGCGACCGCCAAAATCATCATGGCGGATGCAGCCCAGACCCTGAAACGCCTGACATTTGAACTGGGAGGGAAAAGTCCGAATGTCGTTTTCGCCGACAGCGATCTGGACGCTGCTGTCGCGGGGGCTGAGTTCGGGTTGTTCTTCAACCAGGGGCAGTGCTGTTGTGCCGGCAGTCGACTGTTCGTTGAAGAGGCCGTTCATGAGGAATTCGTGGCCAAGATTGTCAAGAGAGCCTCGGCCCGTAAGCTGGGAGATCCTCTCAATCCCGAAACCACTCAAGGCCCACAGGTCGATCAGGCACAGATGGAGAAGATTCTGAGCTACATCCAGAAAGGGACCGAAGCCGGGGCAAAATGCGTAACTGGTGGTTCCCGGTTTGGCGAGAAAGGCTATTTTGTAGAGCCGACGGTCTTCGATCAGGTGACCGATGATATGCCGATTGCCACCGATGAAATTTTCGGGCCGGTAATGAGCATTCTTCCGTTCAAAAGCCTGGATGAAGTCATTACGCGAGCCAACAACACCCAGTTTGGGCTGGCGGCAGCGGTCTGGACCAGTGATGTGAAAAAAGCACACCTCATGGCTCAGAGTATCAAGGCCGGAACCGTCTGGGTGAACTGCTACGATGTGTTTGATGCTGCCGCTCCCTTTGGTGGATTCAAACGGAGTGGCATCGGGCGTGAGTTGGGTGCGGCCGGGCTGGCCAACTATACAGAATTGAAGACGGTGACCATGAATCTGGACTGA